From Deltaproteobacteria bacterium, one genomic window encodes:
- a CDS encoding rRNA pseudouridine synthase, translated as MIRLNRFLAMTGLASRRKSDQLIEDGLIKVNSKVCTTMGKIIDEKKDIVEYKSRVLKIKKDNIYILLNKPRGCITTVKDEKNRRTVMDLLTIEERVYPVGRLDYDSEGLILMTNDGDLTYRLTHPCFEIKKVYRVLIDGLIETNDLNRFRSGIMLDGRRTKPCQAKIIKVTGDCHYIEVKLHEGRNRQIRRMFEKIGYKVLRLKRVEYASLNLGNLRTGKWRKLNHQEVSKLKQLLKT; from the coding sequence ATGATACGTTTGAATAGATTTCTGGCAATGACAGGATTGGCTTCAAGAAGAAAAAGTGATCAATTGATTGAAGATGGTTTAATAAAGGTAAACAGTAAAGTTTGCACTACAATGGGTAAAATCATAGATGAAAAGAAAGATATTGTTGAATATAAGAGTAGAGTTCTAAAGATAAAAAAAGACAATATCTACATTTTGTTGAATAAACCTCGGGGTTGTATAACCACAGTAAAAGACGAAAAAAATCGCAGAACAGTTATGGATTTGTTAACAATTGAAGAGCGGGTTTATCCTGTTGGTCGTCTGGATTATGATTCAGAAGGTTTAATCTTAATGACAAATGATGGTGATTTGACTTATAGATTAACTCATCCTTGTTTTGAGATAAAAAAAGTTTATAGGGTTTTAATTGATGGTTTAATAGAAACTAATGATCTTAATCGTTTTCGCAGTGGCATTATGTTGGATGGTAGAAGAACTAAACCCTGTCAGGCAAAGATTATAAAGGTAACCGGTGATTGTCATTATATTGAGGTAAAATTACATGAGGGTCGGAATAGGCAGATTAGACGGATGTTTGAAAAGATAGGTTATAAGGTTTTAAGGCTTAAGCGTGTTGAATATGCGAGTTTGAATTTAGGAAATCTTAGAACAGGTAAATGGCGGAAGCTAAACCATCAGGAAGTATCAAAACTAAAACAACTACTAAAAACATAA